From the Toxoplasma gondii ME49 chromosome VIIa, whole genome shotgun sequence genome, one window contains:
- the RPS12 gene encoding ribosomal protein RPS12 (encoded by transcript TGME49_205340), producing the protein MSDVESVADEVVAPVEEEEEVKDLMTAIRKVLKNALIHDGLVRGLHEVAKALDAKKAQVCFLSESCSEPAYKKLVQGLCKEHGIPLLDVTDSKELGEWAGLCKVDKDGTARKVVGASCVCVTDFGEESEALTFLQNHIKTLS; encoded by the exons ATGTCTGACGTTGAGAGCGTTGCCGACGAAGTTGTGGCCCCTgtggaggaggaagaagaagtcaAGGACTTGATGACTGCCATCCGGAAG GTGCTGAAGAACGCACTGATCCACGATGGTCTCGTCCGTGGCCTGCACGAGGTGGCGAAGGCCCTCGACGCCAAGAAGGCTCAAGTTTGCTTTTTGTCTGAAAGCTGCTCGGAGCCGGCTTACAAGAAGCTGGTCCAGGGCTTGTGCAAGGAACATGGAATCCCTCTCCTTGACGTGACGGACAGCAAGGAACTGGGCGAATGGGCAGGACTGTGCAAGGTCGACAAAGACGGTACAGCTCGCAAGGTCGTTGGCGCGTCCTGCGTGTGCGTCACCGATTTTGGCGAGGAGAGTGAGGCTCTGACTTTCCTCCAAAACCACATCAAGACTCTTAGCTAA
- a CDS encoding integral membrane protein, GNS1/SUR4 family protein, putative (encoded by transcript TGME49_205350~Predicted trans-membrane domain (TMHMM2.0):60-78:97-120:134-157:168-186:195-218:238-258:277-300): MDIRETSSMELDRRPLGMPSTYPDKSVLSLSEAYPILNPLYSKIETEYNALPWLQWTVERYHFAPIAVTLYLLFCYFGTRWMKNRPAYDLRRPLKYWNLFLAIFSFMGMIRVVPHLFEILRRWGFEVSICSPPVFTYGHGASGLWIFLFIYSKYFELLDTLFIVLRKRPLNFLHWYHHATVLLYTWDGYCVEQPAGIYFVAMNYSVHAIMYFYYFLAAQLQRPLPWGIFVTIAQISQMFVGMGVTCVSLYYSFAYPLVNKWTGWEFTDPMTHGQYISARNLVYGLLMYSTYLYLFAEYFFKRYVSKASHKKIQAEKAQ; encoded by the exons ATGGATATCCGAGAAACGAGTAGCATGGAGCTGGACCGTAGGCCGCTGGGCATGCCTAGCACCTATCCGGACAAGTCGGTGTTGAGCCTCAGCGAGGCGTATCCCATTCTGAACCCCCTGTACTCGAAAAT CGAGACCGAATACAACGCACTTCCCTGGCTTCAGTGGACCGTTGAACGCTACCATTTCGCCCCCATCGCAGTAACGCTTTATCTTCTCTTTTGTTACTTCGGCACGAGATGGATGAAGAACAGACCAGCGTATGATCTCAGGCGCCCACTGAAATACTGGAACTTGTTTCTCGCCATTTTCAGTTTCATGGGCATG ATCCGCGTCGTCCCCCACTTGTTCGAGATTTTGCGGCGGTGGGGCTTTGAGGTTTCCATCTGTTCCCCACCGGTCTTCACGTATGGCCACGGGGCGAGCGGCTTGTGGATCTTTTTGTTCATCTATTCCAAGTACTTTGAGCTTCTGGACACTCTGTTTATCGTCCTCCGAAAACGACCTCTCAACTTTTTGCACTGGTATCACCACGCGACAGTCCTGTTGTACACCTGGGATGGTTACTGTGTAGAGCAGCCCGCCGGTATATACTTCGTTGCGATGAACTACAGTGTCCATGCGATCATGTACTTCTACTATTTCCTTGCTGCCCAGTTACAGCGGCCACTGCCGTGGGGCATCTTTGTGACGATAGCTCAAATTTCCCAGATGTTTGTGGGAATGGGTGTCACATGTGTATCGCTGTATTACTCCTTCGCGTACCCTCTGGTGAATAAGTGGACGGGTTGGGAGTTCACGGACCCCATGACACATGGCCAATATATCAGTGCTCGCAATCTCGTTTACGGCCTCCTTATGTATTCCACGTATCTGTATCTTTTCGCGGAGTACTTCTTCAAGCGATACGTCTCGAAGGCCTCCCACAAGAAAATCCAGGCGGAAAAGGCTCAGTAG
- a CDS encoding hypothetical protein (encoded by transcript TGME49_205330~Predicted trans-membrane domain (TMHMM2.0):12-35:60-83:89-112:143-166:178-201:205-228:234-257:296-319), which yields MGLCGKRFGYESPAVGTWCTALSLQLVTGIIMLLIGHQKDIHDILEASSLTTNAYSVFEYMGLIHMALAVLIAAVVALGLFVSPCFMCPLCIINIVESLYCVVSAATAGAYLQPYISYVKHEELSFEGENSWSQADTYFARANSGYILAVAVLSLATLASFSRAHGMGNDTPIPEAQMYVPCVTLVIISGAILIIGGGGQGYTVSLGAIWFILAFAVAIILNITHCCLSPKICNILVAAAFGCVLVVALVSCSVVTSTYHNIVKEVGMVGVPQYFTKPTEDNMEDYKIFTIMGGGRWLVVESCTSLACAVLAFFSMAYSLRSVITCCGKGE from the exons ATGGGGCTTTGCGGAAAGCGTTTTGGCTATGAGAGCCCTGCGGTTGGCACGTGGTGCACGGCGTTGAGCTTGCAGCTCGTCACCGGTATCATCATGCTCCTGATAGGCCACCAGAAGGACATCCACGATATCTTGgaggcgtcttctctgaCAACGAACGCATACAGTGTCTTCGAGTATATGGGTCTCATTCATATGGCTCTTGCTGTTCTTATCGCTGCAGTTGTTGCTTTGGGTCTGTTTGTTTCTCCGTGTTTCATGTGTCCCCTGTGCATTATCAATATCGTCGAGAGCCTCTACTGCGTCGTCAGTGCTGCGACTGCCGGAGCGTATCTGCAGCCTTACATTTCCTATGTGAAACATGAGGAGCTTTCATTTGAAGGAGAGAACTCGTGGTCGCAAGCCGACACCTACTTCGCTAGGGCCAACAGCGGGTACATTCTAGCAGTCGCAGTCTTATCTCTTGCGACACTGGCTTCGTTCAGCCGCGCTCATGGCATGGGCAACGACACACCAATTCCGGAGGCGCAGAT GTACGTCCCTTGCGTCACGTTGGTCATCATTTCAGGAGCAATCCTCATTATTGGTGGAGGTGGTCAAGGATACACTGTTTCCTTAGGCGCGATTTGGTTTATTCTTGCATTCGCGGTGGCAATAATCCTGAATATCACCcattgctgtctctctcctaAGATATGCAACATTTTAGTAGCAGCGGCATTTGGCTGCGTGTTAGTTGTAGCTCTTGTGAGCTGTAGCGTAGTCACATCTACTTACCACAACATCGTTAAAGAAGTTGGGATGGTCGGCGTGCCGCAGTATTTTACGAAACCCACAGAGGATAATATGGAAGATTACAAGATCTTCACCATCATGGGAGGCGGCAGATGGCTTGTTGTCGAGTCATGCACATCACTGGCATGCGCGGTTCTGGCATTCTTCTCCATGGCATACTCGCTTCGGTCGGTGATCACCTGCTGCGGCAAAGGCGAGTAG
- a CDS encoding hypothetical protein (encoded by transcript TGME49_205320) — translation MAATVLATETQPRSTSEVSTEGEALPGARMAAVVSEESIQKVLREDDAGPSDSAPAAAWDKSEELEIEDNSETTSPQEGKGSEHEGGADAPAAEAEAKGVKGGKIGAGRDEACSSTERRKETHRDKETESATDAGTTVAPSDTQSNAHVPEKRKDLGADKREESSAGATVVTPEVGEPSGTKVDISRETCQKPVGSQVASDSLDTKSREAGDEERGSSQEQQRRKVSPLKDAETQEAPADSQRTTNPHSPSLDLRGEVEITESGETAEADQDTDIRAATEATDKSRATSSGEKTTAATGEKKLRRKKKEKKTVFESIPEPSKAHTGCRAPPLARKDSQTVFVSEPVSQSVAHFRACEKAPEKQHLQTVFESQRAEKSTAHARAGEKLADRKDGRTVFESQKSLTSTADFRAGEKLADRKDGRTVFESQKSLTSTADFRAGEKLADRKDGRTVFESQKSLTSTADFRAGEKLADRKDGRTVFESQKSLTSTADFRAGEKLADRKDGRTVFESQKSLTSTADFRAGEKLADRKDNRTVYESEPKESAASVRYGMELRKTNSSASVKTVFESQPLQSRASFKYDTSPETVGTGPTVFESQPTLTRASTSWRDRKTESAVTTVFENQPKTVRVDASANRPLSSSSSEYETDTDEDDDEE, via the exons ATGGCTGCGACGGTTTTGGCCACAGAAACCCAGCCACGATCAACGAGCGAAGTTTCCACTGAAGGAGAGGCCTTGCCTGGAGCAAGGATGGCGGCTGTCGTGAGTGAGGAGAGCATCCAAAAGGTTCTTAGGGAAGATGACGCTGGCCCGTCGGATTCTGCTCCAGCGGCAGCGTGGGATAAGTCTGAGGAGCTCGAAATAGAGGATAACAGTGAGACAACCTCTCCGCAAGAAGGGAAAGGTAGTGAACACGAGGGCGGTGCAGATGCCCCTGCAGCGGAGGCGGAAGCTAAAGGTGTGAAAGGGGGAAAAATTGGTGccgggagagacgaggcgtgttcgtcgacagagaggagaaaggaaacacacaGGGATAAGGAAACCGAGTCGGCCACAGATGCTGGAACAACTGTAGCTCCATCCGACACCCAGTCCAATGCACATGTTCCGGAGAAACGCAAGGACCTCGGCGccgacaagagagaggaaagttCTGCTGGCGCCACTGTAGTTACGCCAGAGGTAGGGGAGCCTTCAGGGACCAAGGTTGACATAAGTCGTGAAACTTGCCAGAAGCCAGTGGGCTCACAGGTTGCATCAGATTCGCTGGACACGAAGAGTAGGGAAGCCGGTGACGAAGAGCGGGGGAGTTCTCAAGAGCAACAGCGTCGGAAAGTTTCGCCTTTgaaagatgcagagacacaagaagCTCCAGCTGATTCCCAACGTACCACGAATCCCCACTCACCAAGCTTGGATTTAAGGGGTGAAGTGGAGATAACCGAATCTGGAGAGACTGCGGAAGCAGACCAAGATACAGACATCAGAGCCGCTACCGAGGCGACAGACAAGTCTCGTGCCACATCTTCAGGCGAGAAGACCACGGCAGcgactggagagaagaaactgaggaggaagaagaaggagaagaagacggtttTTGAAAGCATACCAGAGCCGTCGAAGGCTCATACTGGCTGTCGGGCACCGCCTCTTGCACGAAAAGATTCGCAGACTGTGTTCGTGTCAGAGCCTGTAAGCCAGAGTGTAGCCCATTTCCGCGCATGTGAAAAGGCGCCAGAAAAACAGCATCTCCAGACGGTTTTCGAGTCTcagagggcagagaaaagTACGGCGCATGCTCGGGCTGGCGAGAAGCTTGCAGACCGGAAGGACGGCCGAACGGTCTTTGAGTCGCAGAAGTCACTGACAAGTACTGCAGATTTCCGGGCTGGCGAGAAGCTTGCAGACCGGAAGGACGGCCGAACTGTCTTTGAGTCGCAGAAGTCACTGACAAGTACTGCAGATTTCCGGGCTGGCGAGAAGCTTGCAGACCGGAAGGACGGCCGAACTGTCTTTGAGTCGCAGAAGTCACTGACAAGTACTGCAGATTTCCGGGCTGGCGAGAAGCTTGCAGACCGGAAGGACGGCCGAACGGTCTTTGAGTCGCAGAAGTCACTGACAAGTACTGCAGATTTCCGGGCTGGCGAGAAGCTTGCAGACCGGAAGGACGGCCGAACTGTCTTTGAGTCGCAGAAGTCACTGACAAGTACTGCAGATTTCCGGGCTGGCGAGAAGCTTGCAGACCGGAAGGACAACCGGACTGTGTACGAGAGCGAACCCAAGGAGTCCGCAGCAAGTGTTAGATACGGCA TGGAGCTGAGGAAAACTAACAGCTCGGCGAGCGTGAAGACGGTGTTCGAGAGCCAACCACTTCAGTCTAGAGCTAGTTTTAAATACGATACGAGCCCAG AAACTGTTGGTACGGGTCCTACGGTGTTCGAGAGCCAGCCGACTTTAACGCGCGCATCAACGTCGTGGAGAGATCGCAAGACAGAGTCTGCTGTGACGACTGTCTTCGAGAATCAGCCCAAG ACCGTACGTGTGGATGCTTCAGCAAATCGCCCTCTCTCGTCGAGCAGCAGCGAGTACGAGACTGACACGGACGAAGATGATGACGAAGAGTAG